The following are encoded together in the Acinetobacter radioresistens DSM 6976 = NBRC 102413 = CIP 103788 genome:
- a CDS encoding methionine ABC transporter ATP-binding protein, with product MIEFKNISKHYQLKGQTIRALDQINLQIPDGSIFGIIGYSGAGKSTLIRLINLLERPDEGQVIIHQKDFTALDARKLRQERANIGMIFQHFNLLQTKTVAANIEMPMRLLGYSKAEREKRLNELLDFIDLKHKRDAFPDELSGGQKQRVGIARALANHPKILLCDEATSALDPQTTQSVLQLLKKINKEQGITIVMVTHEMDVIESVCDYVTVMEHGKVIETGSTLDIFSQPQHPTTQNFIQTVLQQQLPVNILNNLENQNHHSIYCLKFLGKSAQETVVQAVIKKFDLSLNILFANMTEIHGTVIGQMFIQLLGDPEVIQQAILFLENNGVQVEQSGVQV from the coding sequence ATGATCGAATTTAAGAACATCTCCAAACATTACCAGCTCAAGGGCCAGACTATTCGTGCCCTTGACCAGATTAACCTGCAGATACCAGATGGCAGTATATTTGGTATCATCGGTTATAGTGGTGCGGGTAAAAGTACACTCATCCGTCTGATTAACTTACTAGAACGTCCGGATGAGGGTCAGGTTATTATTCACCAGAAGGATTTCACTGCTCTGGATGCCCGTAAATTGCGTCAGGAACGTGCCAATATTGGTATGATTTTTCAGCATTTTAATTTGCTGCAAACCAAAACTGTAGCAGCCAATATTGAAATGCCGATGAGACTGTTGGGTTATAGCAAGGCTGAACGCGAAAAACGCTTAAATGAACTGCTCGACTTTATTGATTTAAAGCACAAACGAGATGCTTTTCCCGATGAGTTGTCGGGTGGACAGAAACAGCGGGTTGGTATTGCACGCGCTCTAGCAAATCATCCAAAAATTCTGCTTTGCGATGAAGCTACGTCTGCACTTGACCCTCAGACCACCCAGTCTGTTTTGCAACTGCTTAAAAAAATTAATAAAGAGCAAGGGATTACCATTGTGATGGTTACCCATGAAATGGATGTGATTGAATCAGTTTGTGATTATGTCACAGTGATGGAACATGGTAAAGTCATTGAGACAGGCTCTACACTAGATATCTTCAGTCAGCCACAACATCCAACAACTCAGAACTTTATCCAAACTGTTTTGCAACAGCAATTACCGGTTAATATTCTAAATAATTTGGAAAACCAGAATCATCATAGTATTTACTGCCTGAAATTCCTGGGTAAGTCTGCTCAGGAAACGGTAGTTCAAGCTGTAATCAAAAAGTTTGACTTAAGCTTAAATATTTTGTTTGCCAATATGACTGAAATTCATGGGACTGTTATTGGACAAATGTTTATTCAACTTTTAGGTGACCCGGAAGTGATTCAGCAAGCTATTCTGTTTCTGGAAAATAATGGCGTGCAGGTTGAACAGTCAGGAGTGCAGGTATGA
- the cysE gene encoding serine O-acetyltransferase, translating into MLKQLKEDIKAVFARDPAARNTLEVLTTYPGIHALIMHRVAHELWKKDCKGTARLLSSFSRFATGIEIHPGAKIGRRFFIDHGMGVVIGETAEIGDDVTLYHGVTLGGTTWNKGKRHPTLEDGVVVGAGAKILGPFTVGKNAKVGSNTVVTKAIPAGVTAVGGPARYIFKDKEAQDNEQEARRRSYAERIGFQPYAATQEQADPILEGMRVLLDRIEYNEKRMNTLCQRLSLLDPTFKRSAQNEQHPFSEEELKIIEEVRRECEAQSTQTKA; encoded by the coding sequence ATGCTTAAGCAGCTTAAAGAAGATATTAAGGCCGTATTTGCCCGTGATCCCGCTGCCCGTAACACATTGGAAGTATTAACGACCTATCCAGGTATTCATGCATTAATTATGCATCGGGTAGCCCATGAACTGTGGAAGAAAGACTGCAAGGGTACAGCCCGGCTTTTATCTTCATTCAGCCGCTTTGCCACTGGTATAGAAATTCATCCGGGTGCAAAGATTGGCCGACGCTTTTTTATTGATCATGGTATGGGTGTAGTGATCGGTGAAACAGCAGAGATTGGAGACGATGTTACTCTTTATCATGGCGTTACTTTAGGCGGCACTACCTGGAATAAAGGCAAACGTCATCCTACACTTGAAGATGGCGTAGTAGTCGGTGCAGGTGCTAAAATTCTTGGACCATTTACTGTGGGGAAAAATGCCAAAGTAGGCTCGAATACAGTAGTTACAAAGGCTATACCTGCAGGGGTTACAGCGGTAGGCGGACCGGCACGTTACATTTTTAAAGATAAAGAAGCTCAGGATAACGAACAGGAAGCGCGTCGTCGTTCTTATGCAGAACGTATAGGTTTCCAGCCTTATGCCGCCACACAGGAACAGGCCGATCCTATTCTTGAAGGTATGCGTGTATTGCTGGACCGTATTGAATATAACGAGAAACGCATGAACACCTTATGTCAGCGTTTATCGCTACTTGACCCGACATTTAAGCGTTCAGCACAAAATGAACAGCACCCATTTAGTGAAGAAGAGTTAAAGATTATTGAAGAAGTGCGCCGTGAATGCGAAGCACAAAGTACCCAGACCAAAGCTTGA
- a CDS encoding RNA methyltransferase produces the protein MSSFDNALISEHLSHVRIVMVNTTLPANIGSALRAMKTMGLCRLVLVAPKTYPHPDIDALAAGAQDLIEQVQIVETLEEAIQNCHLVFGTSARSRTIPWPLLDARPAAQTSMQAVVSKQQEIAVVFGREDRGLTNEELALANYHVTIPVNTDYGVLNVAQAIQVICYEMRMATLELMDTPPQETNQMPVAGKSMMDWDEPLVTHEQMEQFYPHLEKMLEEIEFLDPNNKRLLPLRLRRLFGRIQLDRMEYHLLRGIFSRVQALNNGTWKKSNSQKEQPDA, from the coding sequence ATGAGCAGTTTTGATAATGCTTTAATCTCAGAGCATTTATCCCACGTCCGAATTGTAATGGTCAATACCACACTTCCGGCTAATATTGGCAGTGCTCTGCGTGCCATGAAAACAATGGGTCTTTGCCGACTGGTTCTAGTCGCTCCAAAAACTTATCCACATCCGGATATTGATGCGCTGGCAGCAGGTGCACAGGATCTTATTGAACAGGTCCAGATTGTCGAAACACTGGAAGAGGCCATTCAGAACTGTCATCTGGTATTTGGTACCAGTGCCCGCAGTCGGACCATCCCATGGCCACTGTTAGATGCCCGCCCGGCAGCACAAACCTCTATGCAGGCAGTTGTCAGTAAACAGCAGGAAATTGCGGTAGTATTTGGCCGTGAAGACCGTGGCCTGACCAATGAAGAGCTGGCACTGGCCAATTATCATGTCACTATTCCAGTCAATACAGATTATGGCGTACTTAATGTCGCTCAGGCAATTCAAGTAATCTGCTATGAAATGCGTATGGCTACACTGGAGCTGATGGATACTCCACCTCAAGAAACCAATCAAATGCCGGTAGCTGGCAAGTCTATGATGGACTGGGATGAGCCGTTGGTTACACATGAGCAAATGGAGCAGTTTTATCCCCATCTAGAAAAAATGCTTGAAGAGATTGAATTTTTAGATCCCAACAATAAACGCCTGTTACCTTTACGCTTGCGTCGCTTATTCGGACGTATACAATTAGATCGTATGGAATATCATTTATTGCGTGGCATTTTTAGTCGGGTGCAGGCCTTGAACAATGGCACATGGAAAAAGTCGAACAGCCAAAAGGAGCAGCCAGATGCTTAA
- the dnaE gene encoding DNA polymerase III subunit alpha has translation MQFVHLGIHTEFSITESIVRVPDLVKAAQKDEMPALALTDLSNLHAAVKFYGKCLGKGIKPILGSEIRLNDAEHRMTLLAMTNTGWRNLTELVSEGYIRGQQLDIPCVQKEWILDQNQDLIALLGMNSDVGKMLITSNPQKAEPLLEEWIAKFGNRVYLALTRTNRPDEDDFIIEAVKLAQKYNIGVVAHNDVHFMTRDDFEAHEARVCIADGYVLGDNRRPKTYSPEQYFKSSEEMTELFSDIPSAIENTYHIAKRCNVTLQLGKYFLPDYPIPEGYTIDTFFAHLSKEGLEERLNFLYPPEERDEYWPEIRKPYDERIEYEINIINSMGFPGYFLIVMDFIQWSKNNGVPVGPGRGSGAGSLVAYSLKITDLDPLRYELLFERFLNPERVSMPDFDVDFCIAGRDRVIDYVARTYGRDAVSQIATFGTMAAKGAIRDVARVLGKSYGLADRISKLIPTKPLGLSLEESLQAEPQLKDIVTNPSNPDYDDASEIWEMALKLEGITRNTGKHAGGVVISPTKITDFSAVMCDADGTARVAQFDKDDVEAAGLVKFDFLGLRNLTVIEDAVKNINKRIKSDKPLDIAAIPLEDKDAYLVFANANTTAVFQFESVGMKKMLKEARPSKFEEIIAFVSLYRPGPMDLIPDFIHRMHGGEFEYLHPLLEGVLEPTYGIMVYQEQVMQAAQYCAGYTLGGADLLRRAMGKKKPEEMVKQRKIFIEGAAKKDIDEATANHIFDYMEKFAGYGFNKSHAAAYALVAYQTAWLKAHYPAEFLAAVMSSEMQNTDNVVFLIDDCRKNNLEVLPPSVNMSIYQFHAIDEKTIVYGLGAIKGVGEAAMQSVIDSRNQQGPYKDLFDFCHRIDLKKINKRTLEALIRAGALDCLEIERADLMAQLPEAVQAADQARQNRETGIMDLFGEVEEIQRKPAKPVKPWSDEVRLKGEKDTLGLYLTGHPINVYRPELKSFVPSRLNELTPTRRGVTTVFAGLVIDVANFPNRVMITLDDGTARVEVSCNHERFQRFKDIIQPEKVVVIEGEIYEREGYERPMARLSKAFSLNEIRQKRANSIKIQLSDDLLGPALGLELQKILAPYCNIDMYQHIPVQLFIEQPYATAELHLGPSWKVAPLDELLAKLRDYFGKEALHIEYQVKSKAARVVEPVRPVHTASLASNDISMDEALELYQAEVSQYS, from the coding sequence ATGCAGTTTGTTCATCTTGGTATTCATACAGAGTTCTCGATTACAGAATCAATCGTACGTGTGCCTGATCTGGTTAAAGCTGCTCAAAAAGATGAAATGCCTGCTTTGGCACTGACTGATCTGTCTAACCTGCACGCAGCGGTCAAATTTTACGGAAAATGTTTGGGTAAAGGTATCAAGCCTATTTTAGGCTCAGAAATCCGCCTGAATGATGCTGAACATCGTATGACCTTATTGGCAATGACCAATACAGGCTGGCGAAACCTGACAGAACTGGTATCTGAAGGTTATATCCGCGGTCAACAGCTAGATATTCCCTGTGTACAAAAAGAATGGATACTGGACCAGAACCAGGATTTGATTGCCCTGCTCGGAATGAATTCTGATGTCGGTAAAATGCTGATTACCTCTAATCCTCAAAAAGCTGAACCTTTGCTGGAAGAATGGATCGCCAAATTTGGAAATCGGGTTTATTTAGCCCTAACCCGCACTAATCGTCCGGACGAAGATGACTTTATTATAGAAGCGGTGAAACTGGCCCAGAAGTATAATATTGGTGTAGTGGCACACAATGATGTGCACTTCATGACCCGAGACGACTTCGAAGCGCATGAGGCCCGGGTCTGTATTGCTGATGGTTATGTCCTTGGTGATAATCGCCGTCCGAAAACCTATTCGCCCGAACAGTATTTTAAGTCTTCTGAAGAGATGACCGAGCTGTTCTCGGATATTCCGTCAGCCATTGAGAATACTTATCATATTGCTAAACGTTGTAACGTAACCTTGCAACTGGGTAAGTACTTCCTGCCGGATTATCCGATTCCAGAGGGTTATACTATTGATACCTTCTTTGCGCATTTGTCCAAAGAAGGCCTCGAAGAGCGGTTAAATTTCCTTTATCCACCTGAGGAGCGTGATGAATACTGGCCGGAAATACGTAAGCCTTATGATGAACGTATCGAATACGAGATTAATATTATTAACTCGATGGGGTTTCCGGGCTACTTCCTGATTGTAATGGACTTCATTCAATGGTCAAAGAATAATGGCGTACCGGTAGGCCCTGGCCGTGGTTCAGGTGCAGGTTCTCTGGTTGCTTATAGTTTAAAAATTACTGATCTTGATCCGCTGCGCTATGAACTACTGTTTGAACGTTTCTTAAATCCGGAACGTGTTTCGATGCCTGACTTCGATGTCGATTTCTGTATCGCTGGCCGTGACCGTGTAATTGATTATGTAGCACGTACTTATGGTCGTGATGCCGTCTCCCAGATTGCTACTTTTGGTACTATGGCGGCCAAAGGAGCGATTCGTGATGTGGCCCGGGTTCTAGGTAAATCTTATGGACTGGCAGATCGTATTTCCAAACTGATTCCAACTAAACCCTTGGGCTTAAGTCTGGAAGAATCCTTGCAAGCTGAACCTCAGCTTAAGGATATTGTTACCAACCCATCCAACCCGGATTATGATGATGCTTCAGAGATCTGGGAAATGGCGCTAAAACTGGAAGGTATTACCCGTAATACCGGTAAACATGCCGGTGGTGTAGTTATTTCACCAACCAAGATTACCGATTTTTCTGCGGTCATGTGTGATGCTGATGGTACGGCGCGCGTAGCGCAGTTCGATAAGGATGACGTAGAAGCAGCAGGTCTGGTAAAGTTTGACTTTCTGGGTTTGCGTAACCTGACCGTGATTGAAGACGCAGTCAAGAATATCAATAAACGTATTAAAAGCGATAAACCTTTAGATATTGCTGCTATTCCACTTGAAGATAAAGACGCTTATCTGGTCTTTGCCAATGCCAATACCACCGCGGTATTCCAGTTTGAATCTGTGGGCATGAAAAAAATGCTCAAAGAAGCACGTCCAAGCAAATTTGAAGAAATTATTGCTTTCGTATCTTTATATCGTCCGGGACCGATGGATCTGATCCCTGACTTTATTCATCGTATGCATGGTGGTGAGTTTGAATATCTGCATCCTCTGCTTGAAGGCGTACTAGAGCCGACTTACGGGATTATGGTGTATCAGGAACAGGTCATGCAGGCGGCACAGTATTGTGCGGGTTATACGCTTGGTGGTGCGGATTTGCTGCGCCGGGCAATGGGTAAGAAAAAACCTGAGGAAATGGTTAAGCAGCGTAAAATCTTCATTGAAGGCGCTGCAAAAAAAGATATTGATGAAGCTACAGCCAACCATATTTTTGATTATATGGAAAAATTTGCCGGCTATGGTTTTAATAAATCACACGCAGCTGCCTATGCATTAGTAGCCTACCAGACAGCATGGTTAAAAGCGCACTATCCAGCCGAATTTCTGGCAGCGGTAATGTCGTCGGAAATGCAGAATACCGATAACGTGGTATTTTTGATTGATGACTGCCGAAAAAACAATTTGGAAGTTTTGCCACCTTCGGTCAATATGTCAATTTACCAGTTCCATGCAATTGATGAAAAAACTATTGTGTATGGTCTTGGTGCGATTAAAGGCGTTGGTGAGGCTGCAATGCAGTCAGTGATTGACTCGCGTAACCAGCAAGGACCGTATAAAGATCTATTCGATTTCTGCCACCGCATTGATCTGAAGAAAATCAATAAGCGTACTTTAGAAGCACTGATTCGTGCCGGTGCATTGGATTGTCTAGAAATTGAACGGGCTGACCTGATGGCACAGCTTCCTGAGGCAGTACAAGCAGCAGATCAGGCCCGTCAAAACCGTGAAACCGGGATTATGGATCTTTTCGGTGAAGTTGAAGAAATTCAGCGTAAACCAGCTAAACCTGTAAAACCTTGGAGTGATGAGGTTCGTCTCAAGGGCGAAAAAGACACTTTAGGCCTTTACCTGACTGGGCACCCTATTAATGTCTACCGGCCAGAACTCAAGTCTTTTGTTCCAAGTCGGCTGAATGAACTGACGCCTACCCGTCGTGGCGTGACTACTGTATTCGCTGGTCTGGTAATCGATGTCGCCAATTTTCCAAACCGCGTCATGATCACACTGGATGATGGTACAGCACGTGTGGAAGTCAGCTGTAACCACGAGCGTTTCCAACGCTTTAAAGATATTATCCAGCCTGAAAAAGTCGTAGTCATTGAGGGAGAAATTTATGAGCGCGAAGGTTATGAACGCCCGATGGCGCGTCTCAGCAAGGCTTTTAGCTTAAATGAAATCCGTCAGAAGCGAGCAAACAGCATCAAGATACAGCTGAGTGATGATCTGTTAGGCCCGGCATTGGGTCTGGAGTTGCAAAAAATACTTGCACCTTATTGTAATATAGACATGTACCAGCATATTCCGGTACAGCTATTTATAGAGCAGCCCTATGCTACAGCAGAGCTACATTTGGGTCCAAGCTGGAAAGTTGCCCCACTTGATGAGTTGCTGGCAAAATTGCGTGATTATTTTGGCAAGGAAGCTCTGCATATCGAGTACCAGGTCAAATCCAAAGCTGCGCGGGTAGTAGAGCCCGTGCGCCCGGTACATACAGCTTCCCTCGCTTCGAATGATATAAGCATGGATGAAGCTTTAGAACTTTATCAGGCTGAAGTCAGCCAGTATTCTTGA
- a CDS encoding methionine ABC transporter permease, which yields MRDLIVQWLTSVTAPFWKSSLSIDQFVTALQETFHMVFFAMLFGCVWGFIQGITLVVTRPGGILPNRLIYHGLNPIVNALRSLPFIILLIAVIPLTKLLVGTSIGTWAAIVPLTIYVGPYIGRLVETSLLEVNEGIIESAQAMGATPLQIIFNFILPEARSSLILNLTTATISLIGATAMAGAVGAGGIGDLAISYGYQRFDTSVVILTVIVLLILVQIVQMLGEWLARLR from the coding sequence ATGAGAGACTTGATTGTTCAGTGGCTCACTAGCGTTACTGCGCCATTTTGGAAAAGCTCACTTTCAATTGACCAGTTCGTAACTGCTTTACAGGAAACCTTCCACATGGTGTTTTTTGCCATGCTATTTGGTTGTGTCTGGGGTTTTATTCAGGGTATTACTCTGGTGGTTACACGTCCGGGAGGTATTTTACCAAACCGGTTGATTTATCATGGTTTAAACCCTATTGTTAATGCGCTACGTTCCCTGCCTTTTATCATATTGCTTATTGCAGTCATTCCACTGACCAAGCTGCTGGTCGGAACTTCGATTGGAACATGGGCTGCTATCGTGCCTTTGACTATTTATGTAGGTCCTTATATCGGTCGGCTGGTTGAAACTTCACTGCTGGAAGTAAATGAAGGAATTATTGAATCAGCTCAAGCGATGGGAGCGACTCCCCTACAAATTATTTTTAATTTTATTTTGCCAGAAGCCCGTAGCTCACTGATCCTTAACCTGACCACAGCTACTATTAGCCTGATTGGTGCGACTGCAATGGCAGGTGCTGTTGGTGCGGGCGGCATTGGAGACCTGGCTATTTCTTATGGCTATCAGCGTTTTGATACCAGTGTAGTTATTTTAACAGTTATTGTTCTTTTGATTCTGGTTCAAATCGTCCAGATGCTCGGTGAATGGCTAGCCCGTCTCAGATAG